The following coding sequences lie in one Bacillota bacterium genomic window:
- a CDS encoding YwiC-like family protein — protein MGFTSIRRLIPREHGVWFMWLLPVLLGAAIGRPGWIHVFILLSALFLHLASFAALEAVREGPRGGWLRRGAAAFGGLAAVLVLYPAMQWPVLVAFGALAAALFGTNLAFARARKERTLVNDALAIAGLELWAPVSYLAGTGALDRNAALLWLFCFLYFFGTAFHVKTLFRERGDRDFKRLSNAVHVALVAAPALVGLPKVALAYVPSAIRTWLLPSGTRLRPVVAGLIEITNSLLFMGLLVWLW, from the coding sequence GTGGTTGCTGCCCGTCCTGCTGGGCGCCGCCATCGGCCGGCCGGGGTGGATCCACGTCTTCATCCTGCTTTCGGCCCTCTTCCTGCACCTTGCCTCGTTTGCCGCACTGGAGGCGGTGAGGGAAGGTCCGCGAGGCGGGTGGCTGCGGCGCGGGGCGGCTGCGTTCGGCGGCCTCGCAGCCGTGCTGGTCCTTTATCCGGCCATGCAGTGGCCGGTCCTTGTGGCGTTCGGTGCCCTGGCCGCGGCCCTGTTCGGGACGAACCTGGCGTTCGCCAGAGCGCGCAAGGAGCGCACCCTCGTCAACGACGCGCTGGCCATCGCCGGGCTCGAACTGTGGGCGCCCGTGTCGTACCTCGCCGGTACCGGTGCTTTGGACCGGAACGCGGCATTGCTGTGGCTGTTCTGCTTTCTGTACTTTTTCGGCACGGCGTTTCACGTCAAGACGCTCTTCAGGGAGCGCGGCGACCGTGATTTCAAGCGGCTCTCCAACGCAGTGCACGTGGCGCTTGTCGCCGCGCCGGCGCTGGTGGGCTTGCCGAAGGTCGCCCTCGCGTATGTGCCGAGCGCTATCCGAACGTGGCTGCTTCCGAGCGGCACGAGGCTGCGCCCCGTCGTCGCCGGGCTCATCGAGATCACCAACAGCCTGCTCTTCATGGGCCTGCTGGTATGGCTCTGGTGA
- a CDS encoding MFS transporter produces the protein LPLWARRTVAVGPRRAMIEGVILYLVALSGFWLARDLRSGMVAAGLIGIGIAAVMLLLDVLIADVIDEDHLGTGRRREGMYFGMHALILRLNGVAQAGILGLVLSRSGYDPNLAQQPESALLGLRLLVTAIPAAILVLTLVFLWLYPLHGERLAQIRASVKERRLARQDTPVQAPGAS, from the coding sequence CCTACCCCTGTGGGCGCGGCGAACCGTGGCCGTGGGGCCACGCCGCGCCATGATCGAGGGCGTGATCCTCTACCTGGTGGCTCTGAGCGGCTTCTGGTTGGCCAGGGATCTGCGAAGCGGCATGGTGGCCGCCGGGCTGATCGGCATCGGCATCGCCGCGGTGATGCTCCTGCTCGACGTGCTGATTGCGGACGTCATCGACGAGGATCACCTGGGCACGGGGCGCCGGCGGGAGGGCATGTACTTCGGCATGCACGCGCTCATCCTGCGCCTCAACGGCGTGGCGCAGGCCGGCATCCTGGGCCTGGTGCTGAGCCGTTCCGGCTACGACCCCAACCTTGCGCAGCAGCCCGAGTCGGCGCTGCTCGGGCTACGGCTCCTGGTCACGGCCATCCCGGCCGCCATTCTGGTGCTCACGCTTGTGTTCTTGTGGTTGTACCCGCTGCACGGCGAGCGCCTGGCGCAGATCCGGGCATCGGTCAAGGAGCGCCGGCTTGCCCGCCAGGACACGCCCGTTCAGGCTCCCGGCGCAAGCTGA
- a CDS encoding YdcF family protein → MRGEALWTRPPSLPGRRRWGRRLLVAIGVLASAVAAVALTYPLMLEGLARFLVVFDPPARADAIIVLGGDWKGRIQKGIQLYKEGFAKTLVVTGGRLIAPDRTEADYLAEVARRAGVPASAIIKEPRPNSTWQDAVFTAEIARAQGWQRVIVVTSDWHSRRAAMTFRRVYGPAGIEVLSAPSTEWRFETGRWWQYPDGGETIPIEWIRLVWYALRL, encoded by the coding sequence TTGAGAGGCGAAGCACTCTGGACGCGCCCACCCAGCCTGCCCGGCCGCCGGAGGTGGGGCCGCCGCCTGCTTGTCGCCATTGGGGTCCTGGCGTCCGCCGTGGCAGCCGTGGCGCTCACCTACCCGCTGATGCTGGAAGGGCTTGCGCGGTTTCTCGTCGTCTTCGACCCGCCAGCCAGGGCCGACGCCATCATTGTGCTCGGAGGCGACTGGAAAGGGCGCATTCAAAAAGGGATTCAACTTTACAAGGAAGGCTTCGCAAAGACCCTGGTCGTCACCGGTGGCCGGCTGATCGCTCCCGACAGGACGGAGGCCGACTACCTGGCAGAGGTCGCGCGGCGGGCCGGTGTGCCGGCGAGCGCCATCATCAAAGAGCCACGGCCCAACAGCACCTGGCAGGACGCGGTTTTCACCGCGGAGATCGCGCGGGCCCAGGGATGGCAGCGCGTCATCGTGGTGACCTCCGACTGGCACTCCCGCCGGGCCGCCATGACGTTCCGTCGGGTGTACGGCCCGGCGGGGATCGAGGTGTTGAGCGCGCCCAGCACCGAATGGCGGTTTGAGACCGGGCGGTGGTGGCAGTACCCCGACGGCGGCGAAACCATCCCAATTGAATGGATCCGCCTGGTCTGGTACGCGCTGCGGCTCTAA
- a CDS encoding type II toxin-antitoxin system prevent-host-death family antitoxin, giving the protein MASVQEVRDRWSHFIQLVRTTGRSVLVTHMRRPVAALISLDDLELLESHDTRRRARRRRPSTWR; this is encoded by the coding sequence GTGGCCTCCGTTCAAGAGGTCCGAGACCGCTGGAGCCACTTCATCCAGCTCGTCCGCACCACGGGCCGAAGCGTCCTGGTCACCCACATGCGCAGGCCCGTTGCCGCCCTCATCAGCCTGGATGATCTGGAATTGCTTGAAAGCCACGACACCCGGCGCCGGGCCAGACGGCGCCGGCCCAGCACGTGGCGGTAG